The following is a genomic window from Prunus persica cultivar Lovell chromosome G7, Prunus_persica_NCBIv2, whole genome shotgun sequence.
TCGAACAAACAGAAGTAGagaaaaatatgcatttaatttAAAGATGCCCTCGACATCAATGTGTTCGAtacatacaaaaataaaaaattaaaaaaaaagaaaaactagttATTACAAGAAAGTCAAAGGAGGCCCTCAAGCTTCGTCACCAGCAGCAGCATCGGCGGACCCAGAGCCTTCGGCGGCGTCCTCCCCCTCATAATCCTCAATCATTTCTTCGGTAATCCCTTCTGGTAGAGGAGGAGGGTCGGCAATGAAGTTTAGGTTCAGTTTCTGCCCAGGGTTGTACCGCTTGAATCGGTACAACAGGTCCGCCATCTCCGAGCCCACTTCCTTATCCAGAAGGATAGAGAACTCGGAAGACGAACGGTACCCCTGGATAGCCGACTGAACCGCAGTCTCAATCTCTGCGGCCTTGGCCCGTTCCGATTCCTCCAGGGCCGTCTGCGCCGCTGCTTTCGCCCGCCCCGACTCCTCCAAAGCTGCCTGCACCGCGTCTTTGGAAGCCTCGGCATCCTTCGTTGCCTCGAGAGCAGCCTCCAGGAGCCCcttcatctcctccacctGCCGTTCGGCGGAATCCTTCTGCTTGACAAGGAGGGCGTGCTCCTGGAGCGCTTTGCCAGCCTCGGCAACCTTGGACCTGCCGTCCTCGTACGCCTTCTTGGCGCGCTCGGCAGCAGTAATGGCCCGCTTAACGCAGAGCCACATATCCATGGATGCCTGCACAAAACACCGAAGGTCAGAAGCATAAAACACAGTAGGAGAGAACGACGAAGGAAGAGGAAAAAATCTTACCGCGGCCTGAAGCCTGAAGGCGCGTCCAGCCTCCTCCCGAAGGAATTTCTTTGGGAGTTCGTCAACCTCCGGCAGCTCCATCTGAGAGCCGAGGATCATGTGGTTGACGAACTTGACAGTCTTCGCCGGGCAGGCGATGGAGATGGCCTCGGAAGGACCGTCCTCGTCCTCCGCCGCAAGGACGGCCCTGGGAACTTCCGGCTGGCGGGGGTGCTTGGGGGCCGGCTCGGCCTCCAGATCGATCATCTCCGGACGCTTGCCGGCCGCCTTGGAGGTGGCAGCCTCGGCGTCCCGAGGCCTCGGCGCGACAGCTTCATCGGCTGTGCGCCTCGGAACGGCACCGGCATCGAGCTGCCGAAGGCGATCCGCGAGGGTTTGGTCCTCCGGGTCCGGCACTGACTGCCGAACGGCAGCCGCCTCGGgctgctttcttttctttttgccctCCAGGCCCATCATCAGGCGCCTCCTGGAGGACTCGTTCATCTTTTTGGCCTCGGCAGCTTTCCTGGCGTCCGTCACTGATCAAAAAGGGACTTAGTCAGTTCAGTGAGCCAAGACAATacacaaaaaaagagagaagaagaaaagtctaCATACTCTCGGTAGGGTCGACGAGGCCGGCTTTGATAAGGTTGCCGGTGAAGAGAAAGCGCGGATAGACTCGCTCGGCAGCGGGTACTCGCAGCTTCactctgtcaagctgccggatcTCGCTCGGCTTGGGGATCGGCTGCTTGAGTTTGCCTGTCAAACAGAGAAATTAATCACacccagaaaaaagaaaaaagaaaagagccaGCCTACCGATCGGTAATTCGAAAACCTACCGGCAGTCTGGAAAGTCGTGTTGACTCGAAAGCTAGGGGGTGTCCCCGATGGCAATTCCCAATCGCCGGAGAGCAACACCCGCCGATTCCTCCATGACTTCTGAGAAGTCGGCACCGAACTAACGAAATGCCCCCGCTCGGAGGCCTTCAGGCAGTTTGCCTGAACCCAGCCGCCATGATCGGCGCTCTTGGACTTGATGACGCTGTACAGATACGAGAACTGCTCGTAGGAAGGCTCCCCTTCCTCGGCAATCCCGAATGCCGCGATCACCCCCATCAGGGCCACCCAGAAGTTAGGGTTGTATTGGCCCAGAGCGTACCCGATCTGTGCAAGGATCCTCTGCACGGCAGGTTGCAACGGCAGCCGGACCCCTTGCACGAGGACGTTGGTGAAGAAGGTCACCTCGCCGTTCGCCGGGTCACTGAGGGACTCAACCGGGCTCGGAATCCTCATCCTTACCGAATCAGGGATGAGGTATTCGGCCCTGATCTTCTCCAACTCCCGTTCGGTGATCTTATTAGGCTCCAGGTAATCGACCCCGAACAGAGCCCTCTGAGGCACACCCACCGGTATCCTAGGTGGCCCTCGGTGGACAATGGTTACCCTCGGGCGGGAGGGACCGGTGATATCCACGCTTCGACCGGAGGTAGAGGCCTCGGGTTGGTGCTCGAAGGACCCGACACGGGTACCGTCCTTGTACACTGCGACCAAGGGTAGCGGGTGCCCCGTCATGAGCCCCTTGCCGATGCCATGGGTGGGAACGAAGTCTCCCTCCTCACCGAATAATTCAGCATCGGTGTCACCTCCATCCTCGGCGGCGAGGCTCGCAGCCCCGCTGGACGTATCCCATCCCGATGACAATTCCCCATCGAACGCGTTGGGCTCATTGGCGAACGTCGATTCACTATCAGAcatctacaaaacaaagaaaagggaaactaAAGTTCATGCTGCACTATCCTACCGATACCTACATCTCTACCTATGGCCACTAGACTACCGAAGGAAGATCCTACTTAACGATCGGCCAGCCTATGCCATGGACAGACGTATAATAAAAATTCAGGTGGGTACCGAACGGTATCTTACCTTGAGTGCTGTGAAAGTCGCCTGGATTGCCGTTCGCACACGTTGAAAATCGCCTGGATTGCCGTTCGCACACTTCGAAAATCGCCTGGATTACCGTTCGCACACTTCGAAAATCGCCTACTCAAAGAGCTCTCGCACACTCTCACAATTGCAAAGTGAACCTTTCATCCGGAGCAacctctatttatagggagagcGCTGTAACGGTACGCCTCGAAAGACGAAACGGCTCATCAATGCGCCGCCAGACGTGCTTTTGCTCGCCACGTGTCGCCCGACGGATGGCGTCATTAACTGCGCGCCAGGCACAGAAGACGAAGCGCCTCTCTGACCACTTGCCTCTCAACGTCGGCGACCCCTCGTGTCCCAGGTCAATCCCCCAAACGAGCATACCGAACGGTAGGATAACCTCCAAGCTGCCGTAGAGAACCAAATTCCCTTCCGAAGGATCTCCGGaagagaacttgggggactactgtttatacCAAAATAAACGGCCTATTACCACCGAACACGTGGCGGGGATCGATACTGATCAACGGACCCCTTCGGCATGCTCCCTAccgaagccatctatcttggCCTCTTTCACCATCAGACACGTGCCATGCTCACAGTCCATGCccagagtcccacatcggaaatatgagcacagtgcacacctcccaaggcctataaaaggagacccatatccccaaaaggaggGGATCAGAACTAACGGTACACTATCGTGTGATCTATCAGTTAAACTTTACTAAATCCGTACtcacttaagcatcggagagcctttgGCCGGTACTACACCGGTACCCAAGGATTTACCGAACGTGACTTTTTGTAGGTACTTACCCTTCCGCAGTAGAACATCTACCGAGGACAGTCACCTGCCGAAAGcctaatcactaagttgacgaaatacgtgccgaaccactttttcgcatcaacaatCATCATCCTCAATCTTTATGTGCTTCCACTTATTCGAGGCCACCAAAACTGATAACTTTAAGCAAACCTTGTCTTTCCTGTTGTTTGTATTACTAATCTAATGCACACGATCCAACAGTTCAGCAAATGTGATGGTCCGTGGAACTATTAAGCCTTTTGAGTCACCTCCTTGGTATTTGCACATCTTCGTTGAGGTTACCCATTTTTCATTGTAGCGAACCAGAATAACAATTGTCTCCATTCCTGACaatgacaaaacaacatttcattaacACAATACAACCACAATAACCAGACAATACAATGGCAATATAATAGCAATATAACAGCGATGTAACAGCAATATAACAGCAACATAACAGCAATAAAACAGCAAAATAACAGGAGCACAACAACAATACAACACTAACATAGCAGTGAACAAGGATTCATCACAATCACACTATACAAATCTACTACATCAAATGGAAAATCTGaagtttcaagattcacatatccagagcaatctaaatgcaattggtaaaaaccaaaattgatGAGCATGAAGATTCAAAAAACCTAACCGAAAGCAATTAAAGCCAAAACCAATTTAATAGAAACCCaagcaatcaaaataaaaccaatttcatagaatcccaaagatattaagaaaataaccatcaacACTACCTATTCGAGGTTGGCGATGTAGTAGAGCTTCAAGGTTGCAAGCAGCTATTCAGAAGACATACCTAAAAGATAGGGTCGAGGGAGGGTTTCGCGATTCAGAAGAGAGAGCTGTGCGAGAGAGAGAATAGGGAGACACacagagattgagagagagagagagagagagagagagagagagagagagagtgaataGGGAGCTAAGTGagctgagagagaaaaattcaagaaatgtGATATGCGTgcaataagtggacaataaatatatatttgtaggTGATAGttgcaaaaaaattggggaggggtggtattttcagttaaaattataaaatgggtGTCATTTAGAGCTATTTCCCTATTTCTTTCCCCAAAAGCATAGGCCTTTGAAGTTAGGAGGGCCAAATGTCTTTGGGTCAACCTACTCCTTTCCCCAAAAGCATAGGTTGGGGTGAGATCTTAGTTCGGTGTTTGCATAGCTTAGAAacgaggaaaagaaaatacaaaaataatcagATGTTTGGATTAAGCCATAAGTGGTGGGAGGAGGAGGGGTCAATTGGCAAatgggaaagagagaaagagaggggtCTATGGAGGAATAGGGGAGAAGAAATTAGGGGAAGGGGGCGCTCGGTTTGGGTATGAggattttctttatctttttcttcaattttttctaattCTGTATTAATTTTAACcccatttttggttttaaattaTGTAAAGTCATATTTACCCTAAAATTTGGTTGAATATAACAAGAAATTAGACTGTGGGACCAATTTGCCAAATAATAAAGAGTTGATGGATCATTTGAgcgaataatttagttgaggGACCTTCACTCTTCAGTCATCCTCAATCTACTCCTCTCTCAATTTTAGCTCCTGTGCATGCATCGCGGGTCAGGTCCTCTTTCTCTTGCTAATTGAACTGGTTTTCTGTGATTTTGTATGATGAGAACTTTtatggctagggttttttggTATGTGTTTGCTATGATCTCCTTCACTTTTAGCGGCGGTCACCaactcttcctctctttttgcATCTCATCTGGCTGGTTTTGGTTTGTGATCGTTTAGCTCGAAGCTTTGGGGTATGGTGGCTAGGGTTACGACTTTCCCTCCCCTAGAGTCGCCGCCTCGAGTTTGGTTTCCATCAGTGACGTCTGCACGCGGGTCTCTTCTTATTATTCTAGCTATCATGTCTACTCCAAATCGCGATTGGGATGTGGCCATTGAAAATATTGAGCACTCATTTGGGAGTCGCTTGGTTCTTACATCAAGAGAACATGTTGGGGTGGTTATTGGTTTTTCGGTTGTCTCTGATAGTTTTATTGGGTATACCTTTTCGCATATATGGAAAGGTAAGAAGGATGTCTTAATCAAGGAAATAGATTCCAACAGGTTTTGTGTGTTCTTCGTTAGTGCTCGAGATCATAAAAGGGTCCTTGACATGGAACCCTGGGTGTATCGGTGTTCCTTGATTTTGCTGGCGGAAATCCTAGATGATGGTAGTATGCATTCTATGCCTTTGGCGCACGGAACCATTTGGGTACAGTTACATAGTGTACGTGGCTTTTGTATGATGGTAGCCTTTGCTTAGGACATTGGTGCCATATTAGGGGATGTTCTTTGGGTAGATAACCGAGATGGTTCTGATTGTGTGGGTCACTTTATTGGCATCCGTGTGCGATTTGATGTCACCCTTCTCCTCATTCATCAAACCCAGGTCACTTTTATGGAGGTTGGGGAAAATTGGTGGAGTTCAAATACGAGTACCTTCTTGAATATTGCTTTGCGTGGGGGAGAATTGGCCATTCTACTCAAGTGTGTATCAAGAAATATGAAACCACCCATGGGCCTCTCAATTCGAGTTTACGTGCTCAGATTACCTATGTTTTTTATGTCTTGGAAGGTGATACAAACTTATGGGCCAAAAACCTATTTGCACTATGGCATGTCGCTCCTCGGCTCTTTCCCTTCCTTACACAGGTAATAGTAACTCTCCACGCCATGAGCGTTTTTGGAACAAGGATGGGTCGGGTGATCGGGGTAGTCCTGGTAATCGATCTTGGCAATCTAGTTCCCCTGATAGGAATGAGGATTATGTCTCCTCTCCCACTCTAACACACTGTCACCAAGTATTGGAGGCTATAGAGTCTTTACGTAGACAGACTGGACTATCTGAAGACGGAGTTCGTTccccaccacctcctccactGATCCTGTATGCGTCAGAGGATCCTCCCCATGGATATTCCCCAAATAGAGGTTAATTTACAGGAACCCCTTGCAACTTTGGGTGCTCATTCTGTCTTACAAGTGGAAGACATGACTTTTAGACCCTTGGCTACTTCCAGGGATATTATGGGCCCAGCTCTATCTGACCTTCTTGATCTCATGCCCATTATCCAGCTTGCTGAGGGTCtacagaagaagaagggtCGTTGTACACCCAAAAGAAGTGTGCCCGTCAAAAATAGTGTGAAGCGTAAGACTCCTGAGGATGTGGCTACAGGTAGTGATGTAATAGTTCGTGGTATGGATTCAAACTGTAGTAAAAGATTTTGTAGTGGTGCATGTTCTGATAAGGCCAAGGAGACCGGTATTGTGGTGTCTCCTGGGGGCCCACCTTAGTGCACATATGGAGTATTCTTGGGCTTGGCATCTGACGAATGCTCTATTACCTGAAGCCTTTCTTCTTCGAGTTAAGTGGACGAAGctaggttttgttttgtatggTGCCCCTCTCTGTCTTCTGCCTCTTTGCATGCTTCTCAAATTTTGTGCTGCCCCATGGACTATGGTTCTTCATAGGAGTTTTCCTTTGACAATGTTAGGATGCGGCGATGTGCTCTCTAAGGGGTTTTTCTTCGCTCGATCTCATGTTTTGTTTGTCGTTTTGTTTCTCCTTCTTTTGTGTTTACCCTTTGTAGATTTTCTCCTTTTTGCGTCGTCCGAAGAACTATGGTTGGCCatagttgtttttctttgtcagCCTCTAGGTTGAGTTGGTGTGCTTCTAGGGGGTTCTTCTTTACTGTCGTCTTCATGATTTTTGGTGTGTTCTTTTGTGTCTCTGACCCTTGGTGTGCTATGTAGTCCTTGTGTTGTACAAAGGACTATGGGTTCTCATAGAAGGCTTCTTTTGACAGTTGGGATGCGTTGTGCTTCTTTCCTGTGGGTCTATTGTGTCGGTGCCtagtaggttttttttttttccttttctgatttttgtaGCAATCCAAAATGGCCTCAGTTGGACTCTTGTGTTAGTTCATGGCATAtgtggtactctttcctaCCATGTGGTTTGTCTCATGTAGTTTTCCTaagaaggttttaatgaggccacTATATTCATGCCGATATTTGTATGCCTTTTATGGTTATGAATaaaatctttatatatatatatatatatatatatatatatgacgcacaaagacaaacaaactcaaacaaaatcaaatctaAAATCCTAATGAAAGCCCCAAACTGACCTGATCTCCAACGCAAAGAAAGATTGGGGCTTTCCGctatttcatcatcatcatgagtttttttatttaattgatttcATCCAAAGCCCTAACAACCATCCTATCCTTCTCAATCGAGGACTCTGATTGTGcgagagaaggagaaaaaaggagagagataaTTGGGCTGAGGGTGAAAGCGCAATAAGATTGACGAAATTAACCAATTGGACTTGATTTGCTAACGACGCAAAGTGTGataatgaaattggaaaaattgaCATTTCAGTgaccaaatttaaattatagCCTAACCCCAGCAACCAAAAATGTAATTAAACCTTATTATACCAAACTCTTCATATCCAATTCTAGACAATGGGGTTTTGCGGCAGTGCTCGAGCGGCAACTTTTTCCCCCCTCCCCAAAAATTGTCAACCGGGTTCGAGCCATATGAGATAATCTTTCAAAAAACCCACCCAATGTATATTACACCCGCTCCCCTTCCCAGcgtttgacccaaaaaaaaaacaaaaacacaaaaaacaaaaaacaaaaaaactagagTACGTAACTGCCAGGGAGCTGCAATCATACAAATTCACTTTTCAGATTTACAACAAAGGAAGTGATGGATAGAGTCCTATTTAAATCATAATGCTCCTTTGCATTTCTCTATGAAATGCAACTGAGCAAGGCACGTATTTATACTGTACCTGCCCTATTATAAATGTAAGATTTTGCAAAATACAAGTAGATAGCCAATTCTACTACACTGATTCCACCAAGTAGCCAATAGAAGTAATCCAGATGTGCACGGTTGAGATTAGTGGAAAACCAGCTAGTTTCACCTGCCCAAGTGGTAGCGTCATCAATGGCGGAGATAAGAAAGCTGCTCAGAAagcttcccacaccaaaaatACTGAGGTAGAGGGCAAGTCCGATACTCTTTAATTCATTTGGCACCTGATCATAAAAAAACTCTTGCAGACCAACCATCGTGAAAACATCGGCCAATCCGGCCAACAAGTACTGAGGAACCAACCACCAAATACTCATTGGAACTGTGGCACTTGGCATATCAAGCAGACCATAATCTTTGGCAGTTTTGAGCCTTTTCATCTCAACTAGAGCTGCAACTACCATGGAAATAATAGATATAAACATACCAATCCCAATTCTTTGCAGCATTGTAATTCCAGAAGGTTTCCTGGTGAAAACTCTAGCTATTGGAACAAAAATGCGATCATAAATGGGAACGAAGATGACAATGGTAATGCTGATGAAAGTCTGAAGTGAAGCGGCTGGTATATCAAGGCCCGGTGCAATTGTTCTGTCCATGGTGGCACCTTGCTTAGTGAAGAAAGTTGAATACTGTGCAAACACAACCGCATATGCCAAGCATGTAACCCATATTGGAAAAAGTCTAAGAACAGATTTTGCTTCTTCAACCTCAGCGACAGTACACACCTTTCTGCTTTCCTTCAAATCATCCGGTGCAAGCAATGCTTTGTTCAGGAACCTGCCAGTAAATAATATCATAGGAGTTTCTTTAGTTGAAATCACTGTGCAAGTGAAAGTTGAAGACATACTTAACAGTTCCATTCTACGGTGAAGTTCTAACAGTCTCGCAGTAAACATAGTATAACCAATGCAATCAAAAGGTAATTATTCATCCTCCTCAACCACCTAAGAATATAATAAATGCATCACAGGTATGAAAATTCCATCAATGAGACAACtatcattttattaaattttaagatGTTCTTAGTacataagaaagaaaagtgcTGCATGAAAATGCCATTTAACTAAATTGACCTAAATTTCAACTAATTAAGGTTATTGAGTTAAAATGATAACAGGAAAGATGATAACATGAAATATAATGGAATTTTGTCAtatgatataaaaatataatggaCATGTTTCCAACACTAATATTTGtctttcatcaattgcttTTAAGTACAGATTTCTGAGAGGGTCATGAAAGAAATACTGGGTTTTGATATATATCAAACTTCCGTATTCAATCTTGTTGCTACTTTCTCCCTACTCTTTAATCTAAAAATATGCAGACAATTAACTCTCTTACTTGAATTGTTCAGAACTTTTGTGAGGCAAGGTTCCGCGGGATTCCTCTTCACAAGTTATTGCTGAAGGAGTAGTTCGCCAGTTCCTTAATGCAGCGACAAACACCCTTCCAATTCTTACAAATGGGCTTTCCTCATCCCCTTTGATACTACACCGGTAAGTTCTAGTT
Proteins encoded in this region:
- the LOC18770128 gene encoding protein NRT1/ PTR FAMILY 5.10 — translated: MATSHHETAGVQTPLLDDVVEGAVDYKGLPVHRSRSGGWRSAWFIIGVEVAERFAYYGISCNLITFLTGPLGQSTATAAENVNIWSGTASLLPLLGAFVADSFLGRYRTIVFASLLYILGLGLLTLSAVLPSLTGSYCQKFNQSTSCSSQFQVLFFFFSLYLVAVAQGGHKPCVQAFGADQFDASDPEECKAKSSFFNWWYFSLCFGTTFTLILLTYIQDNLSWGLGFGIPCIAMVLALFIFLLGTRTYRCSIKGDEESPFVRIGRVFVAALRNWRTTPSAITCEEESRGTLPHKSSEQFKFLNKALLAPDDLKESRKVCTVAEVEEAKSVLRLFPIWVTCLAYAVVFAQYSTFFTKQGATMDRTIAPGLDIPAASLQTFISITIVIFVPIYDRIFVPIARVFTRKPSGITMLQRIGIGMFISIISMVVAALVEMKRLKTAKDYGLLDMPSATVPMSIWWLVPQYLLAGLADVFTMVGLQEFFYDQVPNELKSIGLALYLSIFGVGSFLSSFLISAIDDATTWAGETSWFSTNLNRAHLDYFYWLLGGISVVELAIYLYFAKSYIYNRAGTV